Within Dysgonomonas sp. HDW5A, the genomic segment ATCGACACGTCCAACTCCGGCTGGAGTTCCTGTAAATATAATATCGCCAATCTTTAATGTAAAGAAACGGCTCACATAATCTATTATTTTATCAACTGAATGAATCATATCAGATGAATTTCCTATTTGAACCTGATTACCATTTTTATGCAGCTCAAAATTCAAATTATCCATAGAGCCGGAAAATTCTTCTTTTGGAATAAACTCACCTATTGCCGCAGAATAGTCAAAACCTTTAGACAGTTCCCAAGGAAGCCCTTTCGATTTTAGCTCCGATTGCAGGTCTCTTGCCGTAAAATCTATTCCAACAGTCAGTTCATCATAATAGCGGTGAGCAAACCGTTCTGCAATGTTCTTACCCAATCTGTTTATACGGACAACAATTTCCAATTCGTAATGAATATCATTCGAAAAATCCGGTATAAAAAAAGGCTTATTATCCTTCAGTAAAGCAGAGTCGGGCTTGATGAAAATAACCGGATTATCGGAAGTAGCCGAATCGGCTCTTCCCATCTCGCGATTATGTTCCTGATAATTAAGACCTACGCAAATAATCTTCATTCTTAATGTGTCAAATTACAATACAATATACAGAATTCACAAAGATAAAAATATTTTCATACTAAAATGACGATATTAAAGGATACAACACTTATTATTACACATAAATCCATAAAGAATCAAAAAAATAGATACAATTGTATAACTCATATCTACCATTATATCTATATTTGCACTGCAATTTGTTATATTTATTTTATCCCACAGACTATGAATACTTTGGAAAAAATGACAGCAGAAAAGCTGTTGAGAATTAAGGCTATAAAGCTTCAACCATCGAATCCGTTTACATGGGCATCCGGATGGAAGTCTCCCATATATTGCGATAACAGAAAACTTTTCTCTTATCCTGCAATCCGTAATTTCGTAAAGATTGAGCTAAGCCGTTTAGCAATGGAATTATACCCCGATGCCGATGCTGTAGCAGGTGTAGCAACAGGAGCTATAACACCGGGAGCATTAGTTGCCGATTCTTTAGGCTTACCTTTTGTATATGTACGTGCTACTCCAAAAGATCACGGACTGGAAAATCTTATTGAAGGTGAGTTAAAGCCAAATAGTAAAGTATTGGTTATTGAAGACCTGATCTCAACGGGAGGCAGTAGCCTTAAAGCTGTAGAAGCCATCAAGAGAGACGGATCGGAAGTTATCGGTATGATTGCCATATTTAACTATGGTTTACCTATTTCAAAAGAAAATTTCACTAAAGCAGGTGTAGAGCTTACAACTCTTACTAATTACGATGCAGTATTAGGTGAAGCGTTGAGAATCGATTATATAGACGAATCGGAACTCGAAACACTTCAAGAGTGGAAAAAAGATCCTGCAAACTGGAAATAAGGTCTCAGACCTTTTTTGCATTACTTTGGCAAGGACGACAACAACCTGTGAAAGTATAGTACTAAATACTTTTATTTACTTAATATCGTAAAAATGGCGGAATATATCAGCGATATAAAAACAATACCTTATTCGGATCAGGATATTTTTTCGGTTTTATCAGACCTGAGAAAATTAGACCTGATTAAAGATAAAATACCTCAGGACAAAATCAAAGATTTCTCATATGATCAGGATTCCTGTACAGTTACTGTAGATCCGATTGGAAAAGTTAGATTTGTTATTGTAGAGCGTGAACCTAATTCTACAATTAAATTTGAGGCCGAACAACTTCCTTTCAAGTTGAATTTATGGATTCAATTAAAACAATCAGCCACAGAAGAAACTAAAATGAAGCTGACCGTAAAAGCCGATATAAATGCTTTCTTGAAACCCATGATATCAAAACCGTTACAAAACGGACTGGATAAAATGGCCGAGACATTAGCCACCATACCTTATGGTGATTTAGCTGAAAAGTAAGGGTCTCAGACCCTTTTGTTGTTTTGGGAATACTGAGAATAAATAGTTGAAATTGCTTAATTAATTAAGGAAAGCTAACGAATGAAACTTTGGCAAAAAAATACACTGGTTAATAAAGATATAGAAGAGTATACGGTTGGTCACGATAGAGAAATGGATTTATATCTAGCCAAACATGATGTAATGGGCTCGATGGCCCACATAACCATGCTCGAATCAATCGGATTACTTGCAAAAGAAGAATTATCTATTCTTCTTAAAGAACTCAAATCAATATATAATACCATAGAAGAAGGTCATTTTACAATAGAAAATGATGTAGAAGATGTTCACTCTCAAATAGAATTAATGCTTACCCGTAAATTGGGTGATGTTGGTAAAAAAATTCACAGTGGTCGTTCGAGAAACGATCAGGTATTGGTTGATCTAAAACTTTTCACTAGAGAACAGATTAAAATTGTCGTAGAATCAGTATCAGGTCTTATTGATGTACTTTTACAGCAAAGCGAAAAGTATAAAAATGTCCTTATACCCGGTTATACTCACTTGCAAATAGCAATGCCATCGTCATTCGGATTATGGTTTGGAGCTTATGCCGAAAGCCTTGTTGATGACTTACAGTTACTTTTGGCTGCATTTAAAATCTGTAACCGCAATCCTTTAGGATCTGCCGCCGGATATGGTTCTTCATTCCCATTAAACAGACAACTAACAACAGATTTATTAGGATTCGATTCTATGAATTATAATGTTGTATATGCTCAAATGGGAAGAGGTAAGATGGAACGCACTGTAGGCTTTGCCATCGCAGGCATAGCCGCAACTCTATCTAAACTATCTTTTGATGCATGTATGTATAATAGTCAGAACTTTGGTTTTATAAAGTTGCCGGATGAATATACTACAGGATCAAGTATCATGCCACATAAGAAGAATCCCGATGTATTTGAATTGTCCCGTGCTAAATGTAATAAATTACAAGCTCTGCCAACAGAAATTACTTTGATTACTAATAATCTTCCGTCAGGCTACTTTAGAGACATGCAACTTATCAAAGAAATTTTCTTGCCTTCTTTTGATGAGCTAAACAACTGCATTTCTATGATTGGTCGTATGATAGGTGAAATTAAAGTAAACGAAGAGGTTATAAATGATGATAAATACACCTATATATTTAGTGTAGAAGAAGTAAACCGTCTAGTATTGGAAGGAATGCCCTTCAGAGATGCTTATAAAAAAGTAGGTATGGACATCGAAAACGGTAAATTCTCACACAACCGACAAGTGAATCATACACACGAAGGAAGTATCGGAAATTTATGCAATGAGCAAATAGAATTACTAAAACAAAATATAATAGATCAGTTTGATTTTGCCTCTATAGAAACTGCAGAATCGAAATTACTAAACTCAGCAAACTAAGGTCTCTGACTTTTTATTGCTTCGAAAAGTATAAAATCAAAACTGGATATCTTTTTAGACTGTAGTATTAAAGAATTGAAACTACTTAAAATTTAAGAATGGAGGATACTGAAATAATTTTAGTTCGCATATCAGGACAAGATCGTCCGGGTGTGACCACTGCTTTAACAGCCATATTAGGACATTACAATGCCACTATACTTGATCTTGGACAGGCAAACATACATCATTCGCTATCGTTAGCAATTATGTTTGAGTCTCAAACCGAAAAATCAGGTTATATCCTCAAAGATTTACTATTTAAGGCTGACGAATTAGGTGTCAATGTCAGATTCTCCCATCTAAGCAAAGAAGCTTATTCCACTTGGGTAAATCTTCAAGGAAAGAATCGTTATACTGTTACTATTTTGGGACGTGAGCTAAATGCAACACATATATCCATAGTAACACAAGTATTGCTAGATAATAAACTCAACATTGAGAAAATTACTCGTCTGACTTCTCGCATTCCCTTAAATAAAAAAGATAGAATCGGTCGGTCGTGTATAGAATTATCAGTTCGTGGAACTATCGAACATTTTAAAGAACTGCAAAAAACATTCCTTACTCTTTCTGCAAAATACCAGATTGATATTGCTTTCCAAGAAGAAAGTATGTATCGTCGTATGCGTCGTTTGATTTGTTTTGATATGGATTCAACTCTTATCCAGACTGAGGTTATAGATGAACTTGCCGATCGTGCAGGAGTAGGAGAAGAAGTTAGGGCTATTACTGAAGCTGCTATGAGAGGCGAAATAGACTTTTCCGAAAGCTTCAAAAGAAGAGTTAGCCTACTCAAAGGTTTAGATGAATCGGTTATGAAAGAGATTGCCGAAAATCTGCCGATAACAGAAGGAATGACCCGATTAGTACGTATTTTGAAAAAGAGTGGATATAAAATAGCCATTCTTTCGGGTGGATTTACTTATTTTGGTAATCACTTAAAAGAAAAATACGGATTTGATTATGTATATGCCAACGAACTGGAAATTGAAGACGGTAAACTTACCGGAAAACATGTTGGAGATATTGTAGATGGCAAACGCAAAGCAGAGTTGTTACGTTTAATTGCTCAGGTCGAAAAAGTAGATTTGAAACAAACTGTAGCCGTAGGTGATGGAGCGAACGATCTACAAATGTTGGCTACTGCAGGACTAGGAATTGCATTTCATGCAAAACCTAAAGTCAAAGAGAATGCACAACAGTCTCTTTCTACTGTAGGACTCGATGGGATTTTATATTTCTTGGGGTATAGAGACTCGATGCTCGAAGGAGATTATTAAAAAATATAATAATATAAACAGTAAAGTCCCGGAGATTTCCGAGACTTTGCTGTTTTATAAAAGATGGGTTTTACTTCACCATTAATTTTAGACTTTCATTCAACTCTGGATGTTTATTGTCTTTAATTGATAAAACATATACTCCTGATGGTAATTTAGAAGAATCAACCGAATGATCTTTGGTTATAAGCAATGTACGCCCCGACATATCTATTATTCTGATTTCAGCAGTATTGGTTTCTTTCGGGAAATCAATAAATAATATATTTCCTCTCAATACAGGGTTAGGGTATACCGTAGTACTTACTCTTGTATCACTAATTAATTCAACCGTTCTGAGGGTAGATGCTAATGACTTGAACTCGATCAACAACTTAGGATGTTTATTTACATCAGATGATTCTTTCGAATAAAATTGTGCATCTGTTTTTCCATCACTACCTTTTGAGGTAGAAGATACGTGCAATGATATGATTTTATTTCCTTTCTTATACTCTGAGCGAACATATTCGGTAATATCAACCTGTACATCAGAGCCTGCCGGTAAACCATTAACAGTAGCAATAGGCTCAGCCAAAACAGAAGGTTTGTTTGCCCATGTTAAAGTCGATTCTGTCCATGTATTTGCCACCGGTACAATTTGCCAGCTGGTATTTTGAATAGAAATATTAGCGTATGAAACCGACAATTTTAAGTAAACATTATCTATTTCATCAAAACTGGTATTTTCCAGATTAAATTTAAAATACACCTCTCGATTGTATCCATCACCGTCTTTTTTAATAGTCAAAGTATTAGTTGTACCATAATTGGTATTCGCAAAACTACCATCTCTTACCCAAGCATCTTCGATAGCAATAAATTCAGACGATGCGGTATTACTTTCGCCCTTTTCTTGTAACATTAATTGTGGAGCTTTAAGCGGATCACTTCCCTCTTTCGAATAAAACTGAGCATCTGTTTTGCCATCGGCACCCCTGGTTGTTGACGAAATATGCAAAGTCAATGTTTTACTATTATTTTTAATTTCATTAAATACAGCCTGAGATATATCCACCATAACATTAGAACCGGCAGGTACTGTAGAAACTGTCGCTATTGTATTAGTAGTGACAGGTCTATTATTCCATGTTATACTTTTCTCGCTCCATGTATTATCAGCAACATATCCTATATTCCATTGAGTATCATGAATTGATGTATTGGAGTTTGCTACATACAGAGCTAAAAATATATTTTGATACTTGGTTATATCAATATTCTGTAAATCAAATTTAATATAAGCCTCTCGATTATAACCATCTCCATCTTTTTTCACAACTAAAGTATTAGCTGTTCCATAATTCGTATTTGCATAATCGCCATCCCTTACCCAAGAATCTTCTATTGCATAAACAGATTTATACTTAACCGATACATATTCAGGAGTATCCTGATCTATTATATACTTGAATGTAGAACCGGCATACGAATCGGGATGTTTAGGCAGTGTACATTTTAGTTCTTTTGTACCTCCAATAGTTGGGAACTTTGTCCGCAAAGTTACATTTGATTGTACTCTCGATGGATCTGAGATATAAACTTCAACTTTGGGCGTTCCTACATTTTTAAGGATTAAAGCACATCCCCTATCAGCATAAACAGTAACATCTCCATTTCTAAATGTGGCAGCTTTATAAAAGACCAGACTTAAAATATTTAACCCTTTATGTCTTACAGCCTGGATTGAATCTGTATTTGCCAATATTTCAATATCAGCACTAGAATAGGTATTCATTTCTGCTGATGTAGTTTTATTTGGAACAACTATATAGGAGTAACTTCCATTGGTGGGCTTAACACCATGATTAAACCACATTTTAAATACTTCTTTTGTTATTACCTCATCGCTAGAAGGTGCATTAATAGATTTCCATGTTCCGGTCTGATCTTGATTAGTAATAGAAATATTTCCCCCTTGAGGAAAGATATAACCTATTCCATTATGCAACACCCATGATGGATTAACATAATTATGGCTTCCTTTACTCAATATTGTTTCGGTTCCATTCGTATTAGCAATCACACTTCCTTGAAGTAAACTTTGATTAAGTGTTGTGTTTATTGTTTGTGCTACTGTCGAAGCAATAGCCGCACCTAAGCAAACAACCTCGTCATCAAAAAAGAACCATGACTTTTTAGCTGTTGTATTAATATTATAGTTATTATCATTAAGCCAATAAGTACTTACCCCGTATTTTCCGTCAGAAACCCCTCCGGCAAAAGTACTTGTACCTACTTGCCCCCACTGTGCAGGTTTTGGTATCGTTATCAAAGAAGGAGCTGTTACACCGGGTATCTTCGCCCAATCCCATACAGGGAAAATATCGACATACTCATCGCCATTGATAGCAATATCAGTTGCTCCGTCTGCAAGGAAGTATCCTTTAAGGTTCTCTTCATTACCATTCTCATTCCGACATGTGTATTTCGATGCAGTTCGTACATCAAAAGTATAACCCGGGCGTTGATGCAATGTATAATCAGACCGCCAAAAGTGAGTGTTGGTTGATTTCAATCCATATCCGGGAGATTCTGTTCCCTTCAATCGTTTTACTGCTGCTTCGTATTCTTCTGTATTCGCTGGATCAAGAGCAATCATACGGTTTACAACTGTAGCAAAACCAGATTGGCTAAGACCGTTTTTTCTGCTCACTCCACGACCCAATACATTATAAAGAAAATATTTACCCCTGATAATCGGTAAATAAATAGTTCTCATGAATTGACTCAGCAAATCTAGTTTTTCGCCGGATAATGCATAGGGAGTGCCTACCATATACTCGGCAATACTAGATATACCATTCACAAACACATGCCCATACCCACCAACATATAATTGATTACCATGCTGTTGATAGGAATAATCATGCTGTAGCCCCTCTCCTGTTGTTAAAAATATAGGAAAGTACACCTGATCTGCACCAAAAGACAATACTGAAGTATCTTTAGTCAAACACCCTCTATATATCCAATGTGTAGCAATATCCAGTTTGTTAGCTCCGGTCCCTTGCGACCCCGGCTCATCAGGCTTTCCCCCTTCACTTTTCATACGTGCCAGAAGGTTATTTTCGAGAGTAGCAGGCAATTGCTGTGCTCCCGAACGCATAAGAATCAACATAACACCCATTCGCTGAGGGCAAGCTATTTTCTGCATATACCAATTGGTACTTAAAGGATGTTTATCATACCAAAAACCGAGCATCTTTACAATCGTATTATAAACGGCTGCATCTCCAAAATACTTGCTATTGGTCATTGTATAAGCAAGTACCATGCTCTTCATCCTGTCTAAATGACCAATCGGTTTCCAGTCAGTCTGGGCATTATCTGCATAGTTAATATCAGGAAAAGATCCATCTTCCTGGATAACCGATAGATAATAAGTAGTATTATTTTCCATAGTCGTGACATTAACACTTTTATGAGCAGATTGAATACGCTCCATGACTACTTCAAATACATCAGCTTTGGTATCATCTGATGTTTGATTTTTGGATGCATAAAGACTACTTAAAAATGTTAATCCAATAAAAAGAATGAGAAAATTCAGACATCTCTTATTCGTATAGAGATGCTTTTTAATAATGTTTTTCATGTTCCTAAATTTAAAGTTTGTAATTCTGTGTACAGTCAAGCTCTGTAAAACGGTCAAAATATAGTGTATTCTATCCAGACAACAATACTTATTCTTTAATTTAACACTTACATCAACACACAGATACATAAAAAACTAGCCCTACTTCTGTTTAGAAGCAGGGCTAGAGACAATATGTTAAATTAATACTTAGATCAATTCAGGATCAACCACATTTTGAAGCACCACAATTGCTACATTTCAAACAACCCTCTTGATAAACTAAGGTTTCTTGCTCACAAACAGGACATTTTTGACCTTTCAATTCGGCACCGTTAGGAAGGTACTTCTTCAAAGCTCTTTCAACCCCATTTTTCCATGTATTGATTGTTTCGCTATCTAATTCCAAACCTTGAACCAGTTTAATAACCTGATCGATTGGCATACCATAACGCAATACGCCTGAAATCAATTTAGCATAATTCCAATACTCAGGATTAAACTTACTGTTCAGACCTTCGATTGTTGTTTTATAGCCTCTCTTATTCTTGAATTGGAAGTCATAGCTACGTTCTCCATCGTCATCAGTACTTTTAATAATAACTCCTTTACTTACATGTTTAGGCAACATAATACCTTCATCATCGTCATTAAGACCTGTAAATATTTCGTAAGGACGACCATCTAGAACACCGATAAAGGCAATCCATTTTTCCTTGTTATTTTGGAATCTAATTACGTCTGCTTCCAGCTCTTTAGGACGAGAAGTCACCAAGATTGGACGTTCGTAACATTCGTCTTCTTTTGTTTTTTTGTCATCGGCAGCCAATAATACACCTGCACGTGAACCGTCTCTGTAAACAGTACATCCTTTACATCCGCTCTTCCAAGCCTCAACATATAATGTATTTACTAACTCTTCCGACACATCTGATGGTAAATTTATAGTTACACTGATTGAGTGGTCAACCCACTTTTGAATACGCCCTTGCATTTTCACTTTTTGCAACCAATCTACATCATTCGAAGTTGCTTTATAGTACGGAGATTGAGCTACCAGATGATCTAACTCTTCCGATGAATATTTTTTAGTCACTGAGTGTCCTTTTGCTTCCATCCAGGTTACAAACTTGTGGTGGAAAACAATGTATTCTTCCCATGAATCGCCATTTTCATCTATAAAGTCTACTTTAACCTGTACATCATTCGGATTTACCTTACGACGACGTTTATAGACAGGAAGAAATACAGGCTCAATACCTGACGAAGATTGTGTCATTAAACTAGTTGTTCCCGTTGGAGCTACTGTAAGACAGGCAATATTACGACGACCGTATTTTTCCATCTCAGTATAAAGAGTAGGGTCTTCAGCACACAATCTATTGATGAACGGATTATTTTTTTCTCTTTCGATATCAAAGATTTCAAAAGCACCACGTTCTTTTGCTAAATTGACAGATGCACGATAAGCTGCAATAGCCAAAGTACGATGTACTTCTTCAGCTAGAGCCGTAGCATCTTCCGTTCCATAGCGAAGATTCATTGCTGCAATCATATCCCCTTCTGCAGTTATCCCCACGCCTGTTCTACGTCCTTGCAATGTTTTCTTGCGGATTTTTTCCCATAAGTTTCTTTCGGTTTGTTTTACCTCTTCCACTTCAGGGTCTTCATTTATTTTCAATAATATATTATCAATCTTTTCTGTTTCCAGATCAATAATATCATCCATAATACGTTGAGCTAGTGCTACGTGTTTTTTGAATAATTCAAAATCAAAATAAGCATCATCAGTAAATGGATTAACTACATATGAATATAAATTAATCGCCAGCAAGCGACAACTATCGTAAGGACAAAGAGGTATTTCACCACATGGATTAGTAGATACTGTACGGAAACCTAAATCGGCATAGCAATCAGGCACCGATTCTCTAAGAATTGTATCCCAGAATAAAACTCCCGGTTCTGCCGATCTCCAAGCATTATGTACAATTTTCTCCCACAATCTCGAAGCATCTATTTCTTTTGTTGTAGTAGGATCGTTTGACACAACAGGATATTGTTGCGTATAAGTTGTTCCATCAACAACAGCCTGCATAAAGTCGTCATCAATTTTAACGGAAACATTTGCACCTGTTACTTTTCCTTCTACCATTTTGGCATCAATGAAAGATTCCGCATCAGGATGTTTTATAGAAACACTCAACATCAAAGCTCCGCGGCGACCATCTTGTGCTACTTCACGGGTAGAGTTTGAATACCTTTCCATGAAAGGAACCAAACCAGTTGACGTTAATGCAGAATTTTTAACCGGAGAACCTTTTGGGCGGATGTGAGAAAGATCATGCCCTACTCCACCTCTGCGTTTCATTAATTGCACTTGTTCCTGATCGATGTGCATAATCGCACCATATGAATCTGCCGATCCATCGATTCCGATCACAAAACAGTTCGAAAGAGAAGCAATTTGAAAATCGTTGCCAATACCCGTCATTGGGCTACCTTGAGGTACGATATACTTAAACTGATCAAATAAGTCATATAATTCCTGACTTGTAAGGCCGTTTTCGTACTTTTTCTCAATACGAGCGATTTCATTGGCTAGTCGCCAGTGCATATCTTCCGGCGAGTGCTCATAAATATTGCCGGCAGCATCTTTTAATGCGTACTTATTGACCCAAACCTTAGCGGCCAACTCATCTCCTTTAAAGTAAGCTAGAGCTGCTTCACAGGCTTCATCAAAAGTGTAGATTTTACGTTCCATTGTGAGGATATTCTTTAATTTGAAATTTTATTCTATTGTTCTTTATTTTTCAGCAATACAAAATTACCGAGTAATAACGAATGTTACAAATTTTAAAACAATTTGTTTTCAACAATGTTCAATGTTTTCCGAAATAAAAAACAATCAACTCATTTACAGACAATTAAAAAATTAACACTGTTGGAAAGTTTTCCAAAATAAAATTACAATAAATTTGCCTCTGTAATTATTTTTCATATCAAACACCCTACAGTTATAATAAAATTATCGGATTCGGCATAACAATTTATATTATTTCTAATGAAAAAAATTAAATAAAAAACCCTGTCCAAATAAATCGAACAGGGTCATATCATTTTAACAAAACAGATTCTATCAAAGTGTAAAATCTAAATTATACCGATTTTATTTCTTTTCCCACTTTGTATTACGCATATCTCCTGTTTCAGTAAAAGCTTTATGAAAAGCAAAACAGTTATACATATCAAAAGGAGTCTGTCCTGCAGGAGCATTTGCTATATATTCGCGCAACAAAGGTCTGTAATCAGGATGCGCACATTTCTCTATGATTTCGTGAGCACGTTCTAATGGAGACTTTCCTCGAAGATCAGCAACCCCATATTCTGAAATGATAATTTTCACAGAGTGTTCACTATGGTCTTCATGAGATACTAAAGGAACAAAAGCACTAATTTTACCATCTTTTGCGGTAGAAGGTGTCACAAATACCGAAACATAAGCTCCTCTTGTAAAGTCGCCCGATCCACCAATACCGTTCATCATTTTAGTCCCCATAACATGAGTTGAATTGATATTTCCAAAAATATCAGCCTCCAACGCTGTATTTATAGCAATGATACCTAAACGACGAACTATTTCCTGATTATTTGAAATTTCAGAAGGACGAAGAACAGTTCTTTCTTTAAAGAAGTCTAGATTTTTATATATTTTCTCAATACAAGGATTACTCACAGTTAAAGAGCATCCGCTTGCAAATTTAATACGACCCGATTCCATCAAATCGATAACTGCATCCTGAATAACCTCAGTGTAAACCTCAAAATCAGGAATTTCTTTACTCTCTCCCATTGCCGCCAATACAGCATTTGCAATATTACCTACACCTGATTGAATAGGAAGAAATGATTTAGGCATACGGCC encodes:
- a CDS encoding adenosylcobalamin-dependent ribonucleoside-diphosphate reductase; this encodes MERKIYTFDEACEAALAYFKGDELAAKVWVNKYALKDAAGNIYEHSPEDMHWRLANEIARIEKKYENGLTSQELYDLFDQFKYIVPQGSPMTGIGNDFQIASLSNCFVIGIDGSADSYGAIMHIDQEQVQLMKRRGGVGHDLSHIRPKGSPVKNSALTSTGLVPFMERYSNSTREVAQDGRRGALMLSVSIKHPDAESFIDAKMVEGKVTGANVSVKIDDDFMQAVVDGTTYTQQYPVVSNDPTTTKEIDASRLWEKIVHNAWRSAEPGVLFWDTILRESVPDCYADLGFRTVSTNPCGEIPLCPYDSCRLLAINLYSYVVNPFTDDAYFDFELFKKHVALAQRIMDDIIDLETEKIDNILLKINEDPEVEEVKQTERNLWEKIRKKTLQGRRTGVGITAEGDMIAAMNLRYGTEDATALAEEVHRTLAIAAYRASVNLAKERGAFEIFDIEREKNNPFINRLCAEDPTLYTEMEKYGRRNIACLTVAPTGTTSLMTQSSSGIEPVFLPVYKRRRKVNPNDVQVKVDFIDENGDSWEEYIVFHHKFVTWMEAKGHSVTKKYSSEELDHLVAQSPYYKATSNDVDWLQKVKMQGRIQKWVDHSISVTINLPSDVSEELVNTLYVEAWKSGCKGCTVYRDGSRAGVLLAADDKKTKEDECYERPILVTSRPKELEADVIRFQNNKEKWIAFIGVLDGRPYEIFTGLNDDDEGIMLPKHVSKGVIIKSTDDDGERSYDFQFKNKRGYKTTIEGLNSKFNPEYWNYAKLISGVLRYGMPIDQVIKLVQGLELDSETINTWKNGVERALKKYLPNGAELKGQKCPVCEQETLVYQEGCLKCSNCGASKCG
- a CDS encoding acetyl-CoA hydrolase/transferase family protein, yielding MALKFMSADEAARLIKNDDNVGFSGFTHAGCPKIVPTALAKFAEEEHAKGNPFKIGMFTGASTGDMLDGALARAHAIKFRTPYQTNKDLRNAINSGEVPYFDMHLSSLAQEIRYGFLGGVDVAVIEACDVTENGEIVPTCGVGISPTVARLAKVVIVELNTWNPKEMRGMHDIVELQDPPQRGEIPIYAVRDRIGKDHIKVDPSKIIVVKSDTPNEGGGFAPVDEVTTQIGNNVANFFIKEMAEGRMPKSFLPIQSGVGNIANAVLAAMGESKEIPDFEVYTEVIQDAVIDLMESGRIKFASGCSLTVSNPCIEKIYKNLDFFKERTVLRPSEISNNQEIVRRLGIIAINTALEADIFGNINSTHVMGTKMMNGIGGSGDFTRGAYVSVFVTPSTAKDGKISAFVPLVSHEDHSEHSVKIIISEYGVADLRGKSPLERAHEIIEKCAHPDYRPLLREYIANAPAGQTPFDMYNCFAFHKAFTETGDMRNTKWEKK